From the genome of Bacillota bacterium, one region includes:
- a CDS encoding 4Fe-4S binding protein has translation MGKQGKFTLRKYSWTLLIGFLAIGWFYPAIGLIALVCMTAPVIVALITGRRKWCALFCPRGIFNDVILSKISRSRKAPAFLRSVWFKAIFLLFLFYTLFTGLSAAETIAEIGFVFVRLVSVTTAIGIVAGVAFHQRTWCSFCPMGFLAGQMIRLRQWWHDKPRREPAVQLKTSGVVVYTGDHCPACAEVINAIKEQNIAFKEYNIDRVREARECLAGIKKGLGVPTVTINENVVQAGDTMELQEKLKKLVSAKAG, from the coding sequence ATGGGCAAGCAAGGAAAGTTTACATTGCGAAAATACTCCTGGACTTTATTAATAGGTTTTTTGGCTATTGGCTGGTTCTACCCTGCCATAGGTTTAATAGCGTTGGTTTGCATGACTGCACCGGTAATTGTAGCACTTATTACAGGTCGCCGAAAATGGTGCGCGCTGTTTTGTCCCCGGGGTATATTTAATGATGTTATTTTATCTAAAATAAGCCGCAGCCGAAAGGCACCGGCTTTTCTTAGATCTGTCTGGTTTAAAGCGATTTTTTTATTGTTTCTATTTTATACGTTATTTACCGGATTATCTGCTGCGGAAACCATTGCCGAAATAGGGTTTGTATTTGTCCGGTTAGTCTCGGTGACAACGGCTATAGGTATTGTTGCCGGGGTTGCATTTCACCAGCGCACTTGGTGTAGTTTTTGCCCCATGGGTTTTCTTGCCGGGCAAATGATTAGACTAAGGCAGTGGTGGCATGATAAACCCCGTCGTGAACCGGCCGTCCAATTGAAAACGTCCGGGGTTGTGGTTTATACGGGTGACCATTGCCCTGCTTGTGCAGAGGTGATAAATGCAATTAAAGAGCAAAATATAGCTTTCAAGGAATACAATATAGACCGGGTTAGGGAAGCACGTGAGTGTTTGGCCGGGATCAAAAAAGGATTAGGGGTGCCAACGGTAACTATTAATGAGAATGTGGTACAAGCTGGTGATACTATGGAGTTGCAGGAAAAGTTAAAGAAGCTGGTTTCTGCTAAGGCGGGTTGA
- a CDS encoding GNAT family N-acetyltransferase: MSFSTDIKLRREINTTDVEQMVEWMADEEVTRYLNEKPDMSRRLEQLLETSQMDIFTQHFNRESRFYLVDIQGATEPVGYLRLIPKNNDKLEMVVAIADKEKWNNGLGTKAVWEGLKEAFLNLRFEKVEAKIHKENKPSRKVFRKVGFDKKEDSKAKDTFQLSFDEFLELVA, from the coding sequence ATGTCTTTTTCCACAGATATAAAATTAAGGCGGGAAATAAACACCACCGATGTCGAACAGATGGTGGAATGGATGGCAGATGAGGAAGTAACACGTTATTTAAATGAAAAACCTGATATGTCCAGGCGTTTAGAACAGCTTTTAGAAACCAGCCAAATGGATATTTTCACGCAACATTTTAATCGCGAGAGTCGTTTTTATTTGGTTGATATACAGGGCGCCACTGAACCGGTAGGTTATTTGAGGTTAATTCCCAAGAACAATGATAAGCTTGAAATGGTAGTTGCCATAGCTGACAAAGAGAAATGGAACAATGGTTTGGGAACGAAGGCTGTGTGGGAGGGATTAAAAGAGGCTTTTTTAAATTTAAGATTTGAAAAAGTGGAAGCTAAAATCCATAAGGAAAACAAGCCTTCCAGAAAAGTTTTTAGAAAAGTGGGGTTTGACAAAAAAGAGGATTCTAAAGCAAAGGATACTTTTCAGTTATCTTTTGACGAATTTCTTGAATTGGTGGCGTAG